One genomic region from Quercus robur chromosome 4, dhQueRobu3.1, whole genome shotgun sequence encodes:
- the LOC126722787 gene encoding receptor-like protein 13 — MELGGYWWWPVLLVLVYFGMNGCFGCWEQERIALLELKASTLNYTNEYYFPHWDSADKESDCCEWEKVKCDITTGRVIKLALNNMIYWSRENGGGWYFNASLFLPFKELQYLDLSLNSISVWIPNEGFERFSTLGKLEVLHLGDNSFNNSILQSFSGTIASLKELHLDYNSLNGSIHIQDFKAFNNLEELYLRGNRINDFLTTKDSNSLSKLQVLDLSVNKFNARILESVAAFPSLKILNIGLNNFEGSYITKVFTRLTDDADDKNKVDISNSFLDL, encoded by the exons atGGAGTTGGGAGGTTATTGGTGGTGGCCAGTGTTGttagttttggtttattttggtATGAATGGGTGCTTTGGTTGCTGGGAGCAAGAGAGAATTGCTCTCTTGGAACTCAAAGCTTCCACTCTCAACTACACTAATGAATATTATTTTCCTCATTGGGACTCAGCCGACAAAGAAAGTGATTGCTGTGAGTGGGAAAAAGTCAAGTGTGACATCACTACTGGCCGTGTAATCAAACTTGCTCTTAATAATATGATTTATTGGAGTAGAGAAAATGGGGGAGGTTGGTACTTTAATGCCTCTCTGTTTCTTCCATTTAAAGAGCTCCAGTACCTCGATTTGAGTTTAAATTCCATTTCGGTATGGATCCCAAATGAAG GTTTTGAAAGATTCTCTACGTTGGGCAAGCTAGAAGTGCTTCACTTGGGTGATAATAGTTTTAATAACAGCATTTTACAATCCTTTAGTGGTACTATTGCTTCGCTCAAGGAACTGCATTTGGATTACAACAGTTTGAATGGATCAATCCACATCCAAG ACTTCAAAGCATTTAACAACTTGGAGGAGCTCTACTTGCGCGGAAATCGTATCAATGACTTCTTGACAACAAAAG ATTCAAACAGCTTAAGTAAGTTGCAAGTCCTAGATTTGAGTGTCAACAAATTTAATGCACGAATTCTTGAGTCAGTAGCTGCCTTCCCATCGTTGAAGATATTAAATATTGGACTAAACAATTTCGAAGGATCGTATATTACTAAAG TTTTCACTCGTCTAACTGATGATGCTGATGATAAAAACAAAGTGGACATTTCtaattctttcttggatttgtaA
- the LOC126722788 gene encoding clustered mitochondria protein-like, translating into MFAAERPFLHRHNSSKLLSKFQGPFFSTHSICQIPFSKQLSKCLSELVDSVACLTEASQKGLDSIPLEAQHGFDILFLFWWVLGTSHLIFNVARQAHPDLIQAFQAVATVGGSGSLGTSVNKSLNAAIVGDNPPQGRGVDERAARAATEVRKKATARGLLIHPHGVSVQAMPPLTQLLNIINSCMTPDATEGGETDGVKKEANGHPSNGPVDSKND; encoded by the exons ATGTTCGCCGCTGAGAGGCCTTTTCTCCATCGACACAATAGCAGCAAATTATTGTCAAAATTCCAGGGGCCATTTTTCTCTACCCATTCCATCTG TCAGATCCCATTTTCCAAACAGCTCTCAAAGTGCCTTTCAGAGCTCGTTGATTCTGTTGCCTGCTTGACTGAAGCTTCCCAAAAAGGCTTAGATAGCATTCCTCTAGAAGCTCAGCACGGCTTTG atatattgtttcttttttggtgggTACTTGGGACTTCTCATTTGATATTTAATGTTGCACGACAGGCCCATCCTGACTTAATACAGGCATTCCAAGCTGTTGCAACAGTTGGAGGATCTGGGAGTTTGGGCACCTCTGTCAACAAATCTCTTAATGCTGCGATAGTTGGTGACAATCCTCCTCAAGGGAGGGGAGTTGATGAAAGAGCTGCCCGTGCAGCAACTGAAGTCAGAAAGAAAGCTACAGCTAGGGGCCTCTTGATACATCCACATGGCGTTTCAGTACAAGCTATGCCACCACTTACTCAACTCCTCAATATTATCAATTCATGTATGACCCCTGATGCGACAGAAGGTGGGGAAACTGATGGAGTGAAGAAGGAAGCCAATGGCCATCCTTCAAATGGCCCAGTGGATTCCAAAAATGATTAA